A window of Hyperolius riggenbachi isolate aHypRig1 chromosome 1, aHypRig1.pri, whole genome shotgun sequence contains these coding sequences:
- the LOC137539817 gene encoding proteinase-activated receptor 1-like, with amino-acid sequence MKGLIESNTNRSQNLLHDDSAVHVRAKRIISMEGLEIILSDGTRQYVSFHKNPYKRVPKDTRTLLKSNWLTQFVPVVYTVVMTLSLPLNILIAYVFWFKIGVKKPAVVYMLNLTIADLLFSCIMPFNIVYRFSGNNWLAPKIMCNFVIAAFYCNMYCSVLFITGISMDKFLAIVYPIQSLSWRSLNRAWVACVFVWIISVSSTIPLLITEQTYYVDGLDLNSCHDVQDSNTVRIFYSTYFTVFSAIFFFIPFLVTALCYAWTIKTLSSSSMGNTDQKKQAVILAAIVLSEFLICFVPTNLIFFTHNMEFLIGTPTSSLQLYLAYLVSCSVCSISATINPLLYYVASPRCQEILNGMLCCKRKVSEQKVEEKVEEKVEEKVEEKVEEKP; translated from the coding sequence GATTAGAAATCATCTTGAGTGATGGCACAAGACAGTACGTCAGCTTTCACAAAAACCCATATAAAAGAGTTCCAAAGGACACGCGGACACTTCTCAAGAGCAACTGGTTGACCCAGTTTGTGCCAGTTGTGTACACTGTGGTGATGACTTTGTCTCTCCCTCTGAATATATTAATTGCGTATGTATTCTGGTTCAAGATAGGAGTGAAAAAGCCAGCAGTGGTGTACATGCTGAATCTGACCATTGCTGATTTGCTGTTTTCTTGTATAATGCCTTTCAACATCGTGTACAGGTTCTCCGGTAATAATTGGTTGGCCCCTAAAATCATGTGCAATTTTGTCATTGCAGCATTTTATTGCAATATGTATTGTTCAGTTCTGTTTATTACAGGCATAAGCATGGACAAGTTCTTGGCTATCGTTTATCCCATCCAGTCTCTTTCCTGGCGTTCTTTAAATAGGGCTTGGGTGGCATGTGTCTTTGTCTGGATTATATCTGTGTCCAGCACCATTCCACTCCTCATAACTGAACAAACATATTATGTTGATGGGTTGGATCTTAACAGTTGCCATGATGTTCAGGATTCAAACACGGTACGCATCTTCTATTCAACCTATTTCACTGTCTTTTCTGCAATCTTCTTTTTTATACCTTTCCTTGTTACTGCTCTTTGCTACGCTTGGACAATCAAAACATTAAGCTCCTCCTCAATGGGTAACACAGATCAGAAAAAACAAGCTGTTATTTTAGCCGCTATTGTGTTAAGCGAGTTTCTCATCTGCTTTGTACCcacaaatctcatttttttcaccCACAATATGGAATTTCTCATTGGCACGCCTACCTCTTCTCTCCAGCTGTACTTGGCCTACTTGGTTTCTTGCTCAGTTTGCAGCATCAGTGCCACGATCAACCCTCTCTTATATTACGTTGCATCACCAAGATGCCAGGAAATTTTGAACGGTATGCTATGTTGTAAAAGAAAAGTGTCCGAACAGAAAGTAGAGGAGAAAGTAGAGGAGAAAGTAGAGGAGAAAGTAGAGGAGAAAGTAGAGGAGAAGCCATAA